In Clostridium swellfunianum, a genomic segment contains:
- a CDS encoding glycoside hydrolase family protein, whose amino-acid sequence MNRNSKEFENHFMPAPVGGGFFMEGYWVWCGSVVKGEDGNYHMFASRWPKDLPFHPGWGMESEIVRAVSKTPEGPYEFAEVVLGFRGPEYWDGRSVHNPVICKYKDEYVLFYMGTTHPFGATPRGGKLKHESYQWQAARSNKRIGAATSKSVFGPWKRSDQPLLDVRPEGFDNFFTSNPAPCINEDGSCLLIYKTRSYLKPPYEGDDIYGSMALGVAWAPHYSGPYKRLTDKALFDINEGVLEDPFIWKTSNGYGMIAKDWKGTYTGNVGSVVYAASSDGLNWTIDNHTAFSRDILWSDGKTRTMGNMDRPFILFDGDEMTHLFVATNDGKEAGFATMTRSWNACIPLKK is encoded by the coding sequence ATGAATAGAAATTCAAAGGAGTTTGAAAATCATTTTATGCCTGCACCAGTTGGCGGAGGATTTTTTATGGAAGGCTATTGGGTGTGGTGCGGAAGTGTAGTTAAGGGTGAAGACGGTAATTATCACATGTTCGCATCCCGCTGGCCTAAGGATTTGCCTTTTCATCCAGGGTGGGGCATGGAAAGCGAAATTGTACGCGCCGTGTCTAAAACTCCGGAAGGCCCATATGAGTTTGCTGAGGTTGTGCTCGGCTTCCGCGGCCCTGAATACTGGGATGGCCGTAGTGTGCATAATCCTGTTATTTGCAAATACAAAGATGAATATGTATTGTTCTATATGGGTACAACCCATCCCTTCGGGGCAACTCCCCGTGGTGGAAAGTTAAAACATGAAAGTTATCAATGGCAAGCTGCCCGAAGTAATAAGCGCATTGGTGCTGCCACTTCTAAGAGTGTGTTTGGTCCGTGGAAACGCAGCGACCAGCCGCTTTTGGACGTGAGACCGGAGGGATTTGATAATTTCTTTACATCTAATCCTGCTCCATGCATCAATGAAGATGGCAGCTGCCTTTTAATATATAAAACACGATCATATTTGAAGCCTCCCTATGAAGGCGATGACATTTATGGCTCTATGGCCCTTGGTGTGGCATGGGCACCGCATTATAGCGGTCCATATAAACGCTTAACGGATAAGGCTTTATTTGATATTAATGAGGGTGTATTGGAAGATCCTTTTATTTGGAAAACATCTAACGGTTACGGTATGATAGCAAAAGATTGGAAAGGAACCTATACCGGAAATGTTGGCAGCGTTGTATATGCTGCATCTTCCGATGGCTTAAACTGGACAATAGATAATCATACTGCTTTTAGCCGTGATATTTTATGGTCTGATGGTAAAACCCGCACTATGGGCAATATGGACCGCCCGTTTATCTTGTTTGACGGCGACGAAATGACTCATCTTTTTGTTGCTACAAACGATGGCAAAGAAGCCGGTTTTGCTACAATGACACGTTCGTGGAATGCCTGCATTCCGCTAAAAAAATGA